The following proteins are co-located in the Blochmannia endosymbiont of Camponotus sp. genome:
- the infB gene encoding translation initiation factor IF-2: protein MTDTTIQSFAVEMKMSVDQLIQWFSYIGILKTEIGVVTQREKEILFKYMNDNKSDISNKLILQRKTRSILSVSSVGGKNKKVQVEIRKKLTYVQSALQETEFIDVKNKMVFDANREASNLIVKNNRLVNKKISNTPSPLSLTQISKKNHPYSELTEYKEKVIGKISHKAEAKSLQVSEETQSLKKKTKNCWDIELNNTNAIRANFGDSYNNSKLYCTPELLEKNNNQKLENERRNRSRVRTRYRNGGKLTKQNKRNNHHRLYEATSDEFGIEEELYIPNRANKSKRKQSALVQVFNKPVQTITRDIIIGQTISVAELANKMSIKSSRVIKVMMQLGIIATINQIIDQDTAQLVAEEMGHNVILRRENELEELIMNDRAIDITSCGATTENRAPIVTIMGHVDHGKTSLLDRIRSTKIASSEVGGITQSIGAYHVSTNNGMITFLDTPGHAAFTAMRARGAQITDIVVLVVAADDGVMPQTIEAIQHIKATNVPVVVAINKIDKSESNPERIKNDLNNHGLIPEEWGGDTQFIHVSAASGNGIDNLLDAILLQSDMLELKVAHHGMARAMVIESFLDKGRGPVVAVLVREGTLKCGDIILCGTEYGRVRAMRNEFGHDITSAGPSIPVELLGLSGSPAAGENVIVVRNEKKAREVALYRQGKSREIKLARQKEPNIENIFASIKSTSVVSELNLIVKSDTQGSSEAIRESLKNLSTGDVTIKILSSSIGGITETDVVLAAASNAVVLGFNVRADPTARRIIELDQLDVRYYSVIYDLIDEVKQAVHGMLAPRYKHEIIGLAKVRNVFRSPKYGNVAGCIVVEGMIKRHNKIRVIRDNIVMYEGELESLRRFKDDVNEVRSGIECGIGIKNYNNIHSGDMIEVFEMVKMSHV, encoded by the coding sequence ATGACAGATACCACCATACAATCGTTTGCTGTGGAAATGAAAATGTCAGTAGATCAATTAATACAATGGTTTTCATATATTGGCATTTTAAAAACAGAAATAGGTGTTGTAACTCAAAGAGAAAAAGAAATTTTATTTAAGTATATGAATGATAATAAAAGCGATATATCTAATAAATTAATATTACAACGAAAAACACGTAGCATTTTAAGTGTATCTAGCGTCGGCGGTAAAAATAAAAAAGTACAAGTAGAGATACGAAAGAAACTTACATATGTACAATCTGCCTTACAAGAAACTGAGTTTATTGATGTAAAAAACAAAATGGTTTTTGATGCTAATCGTGAAGCATCTAATTTAATTGTAAAGAATAATAGATTGGTCAACAAAAAAATAAGTAATACTCCCAGCCCGTTGTCATTAACACAAATTTCCAAAAAGAATCATCCTTATTCTGAATTAACAGAATATAAAGAAAAAGTCATAGGAAAAATATCTCATAAAGCTGAAGCCAAGTCTTTACAAGTATCAGAGGAAACGCAGTCGCTTAAAAAAAAGACTAAAAACTGTTGGGATATTGAATTAAATAATACAAATGCAATTCGTGCTAACTTCGGAGATAGTTACAATAATAGTAAATTATATTGTACGCCTGAATTGCTAGAGAAAAATAATAATCAAAAATTAGAAAATGAAAGAAGAAATCGCTCTCGTGTGCGTACGAGATATCGAAATGGCGGGAAGTTAACTAAACAAAATAAAAGGAATAATCATCATCGTTTATATGAGGCAACATCTGATGAATTTGGTATAGAAGAAGAGTTATATATTCCGAATCGTGCTAATAAAAGTAAGCGTAAACAAAGCGCATTAGTACAAGTTTTTAATAAACCTGTTCAAACAATTACTCGTGATATTATTATTGGGCAAACTATAAGTGTAGCTGAATTAGCGAATAAGATGTCCATAAAAAGCTCTCGCGTTATTAAAGTGATGATGCAATTAGGTATAATAGCAACAATTAATCAAATTATTGATCAAGATACTGCTCAACTAGTGGCGGAGGAAATGGGTCATAATGTTATTTTACGTCGTGAAAATGAACTAGAAGAGTTGATTATGAATGATCGTGCTATTGATATAACCAGTTGTGGTGCTACTACCGAAAATAGAGCGCCAATAGTTACTATTATGGGTCATGTAGATCACGGAAAAACATCCCTTCTTGACAGAATTCGTTCAACTAAAATAGCTTCTTCTGAAGTAGGAGGTATTACGCAAAGTATAGGCGCATATCATGTGAGTACTAATAATGGTATGATTACTTTTCTTGATACTCCAGGGCATGCAGCATTTACCGCTATGCGTGCTCGTGGAGCTCAGATAACGGATATTGTTGTGTTAGTAGTAGCCGCTGATGATGGGGTTATGCCTCAGACTATTGAAGCAATACAGCATATTAAGGCTACCAATGTGCCCGTGGTTGTAGCAATAAATAAGATTGACAAATCAGAATCTAATCCTGAACGGATAAAAAATGATCTTAATAACCACGGTCTTATTCCAGAAGAATGGGGTGGCGATACACAATTTATACATGTTTCTGCTGCTTCAGGAAATGGAATAGACAATTTATTAGATGCTATTTTATTGCAATCAGATATGTTGGAATTGAAAGTTGCACATCATGGTATGGCAAGAGCCATGGTCATTGAATCTTTTTTAGATAAAGGACGCGGTCCTGTAGTTGCTGTTCTGGTGCGTGAAGGTACACTAAAATGTGGTGATATAATTTTATGCGGAACAGAATATGGACGTGTTCGTGCTATGCGTAATGAATTCGGTCATGACATTACTTCAGCTGGACCGTCAATCCCCGTTGAATTATTGGGTTTATCAGGATCACCTGCTGCTGGAGAGAATGTGATTGTAGTTCGTAACGAAAAAAAAGCTCGGGAGGTAGCTTTGTATCGTCAAGGCAAGTCTCGTGAAATAAAATTGGCTCGTCAAAAAGAACCTAATATAGAAAATATATTTGCCAGTATCAAGAGTACTAGTGTGGTTTCTGAATTAAATTTAATTGTTAAATCTGACACACAAGGTTCTTCTGAGGCTATTCGTGAATCCTTAAAAAATTTATCAACTGGCGATGTAACAATAAAAATTTTGTCTTCGTCTATTGGTGGTATCACTGAAACTGACGTTGTATTAGCAGCAGCTTCTAATGCGGTTGTTTTAGGATTTAATGTTAGAGCAGATCCTACTGCTCGGCGTATAATTGAGTTGGATCAGTTAGATGTTCGCTATTATTCAGTAATTTATGATTTGATAGATGAAGTAAAACAAGCAGTGCATGGTATGTTAGCACCACGATATAAACATGAAATTATTGGTTTAGCAAAAGTACGCAATGTATTTCGTTCTCCAAAATATGGAAATGTTGCTGGTTGCATAGTTGTTGAGGGAATGATAAAACGCCATAACAAAATTAGAGTTATACGAGATAATATAGTAATGTATGAAGGTGAATTAGAGTCACTTCGGCGTTTTAAAGATGATGTTAATGAAGTACGCAGTGGAATAGAATGTGGTATTGGTATAAAAAATTATAATAACATCCATTCGGGAGATATGATTGAAGTGTTTGAAATGGTAAAAATGTCTCATGTATAA
- the nusA gene encoding transcription termination factor NusA, with product MNKEILAVIEAVSNEKAVPQEKIFEALETALAAATKKKYEQDIEVRVVIDRKSGQINTFRRWIVVEQVTQPTKEITLDAARFENPKVQICDYVEDVIESISFDRITTQTAKQVIVQKVREAERAIIIEQFLNRQGDIVTGIVKKINRDSISIDLGNNAEGIINREEMLPRENFRLGDRIRGILYLVRPDFKGPQLLISRTRTEMLIELFRIEVPEIGEELITIKAAARDPGSRAKIAVKTNDKRIDPVGACVGMRGARVQAVSGELGGERVDVILWDDNPVQFVINAMSPADVASIVIDEDKHTMDISVEESNLPQAIGRNGQNIRLVSQLSGWELNIMTVDELEKKRQVEMCAITNIFIHALNINEQFAKILIDSGFSSLEELAYVPMTELLSIKEFDRKTVEIIRDRAKSALKNFSVTHHEKDIQEDNYTAVVHPITGLLRLPNIEYKLALTLVERGISTLEELAEQDISDLSDIEGLTKEKIGELIMEARNICWFSNDNKH from the coding sequence ATGAATAAAGAGATTTTGGCTGTTATAGAAGCAGTTTCTAATGAAAAAGCTGTACCTCAAGAAAAAATTTTTGAAGCATTAGAAACAGCATTGGCTGCTGCTACAAAAAAGAAATATGAACAAGATATTGAAGTTCGTGTTGTAATTGATCGTAAATCAGGTCAGATTAATACATTTCGGAGGTGGATTGTAGTGGAACAAGTAACTCAACCTACTAAAGAAATTACATTAGATGCAGCTCGATTTGAGAATCCAAAAGTTCAAATTTGTGATTACGTTGAAGATGTCATTGAATCTATTAGTTTCGATCGTATTACAACTCAAACTGCAAAACAAGTTATTGTTCAAAAGGTACGCGAAGCTGAACGTGCAATTATTATAGAACAGTTTTTAAATCGCCAGGGTGATATTGTTACAGGTATAGTAAAGAAAATTAATAGAGATAGTATAAGTATAGATTTAGGAAATAATGCTGAAGGCATTATTAATAGAGAAGAAATGTTACCTCGTGAAAATTTTAGATTGGGAGATAGAATTCGTGGTATTCTTTATTTGGTGCGACCAGATTTTAAGGGCCCTCAATTACTTATAAGTCGTACTAGAACTGAAATGTTGATTGAATTATTTCGTATTGAAGTACCTGAAATCGGAGAAGAATTAATCACAATTAAAGCTGCAGCGCGAGATCCTGGTTCACGAGCAAAAATTGCTGTTAAAACAAATGATAAGCGTATTGATCCAGTAGGAGCGTGTGTAGGAATGAGAGGAGCACGTGTTCAGGCTGTATCTGGTGAATTAGGAGGAGAACGTGTAGATGTTATATTATGGGATGACAATCCTGTTCAATTTGTTATCAACGCTATGTCTCCTGCTGATGTTGCGTCTATTGTGATAGATGAGGATAAGCATACAATGGATATTTCAGTAGAGGAATCTAATTTACCTCAAGCTATTGGAAGGAATGGACAAAATATTCGTCTCGTGTCTCAATTAAGTGGATGGGAACTCAACATTATGACTGTAGATGAGTTGGAAAAGAAACGTCAAGTTGAAATGTGTGCTATCACCAATATTTTTATTCATGCTTTAAATATCAATGAGCAATTTGCTAAAATTTTAATTGATTCAGGGTTTTCTTCGCTTGAGGAATTAGCTTATGTACCTATGACAGAATTATTATCAATAAAAGAATTTGATAGAAAAACAGTAGAAATAATTAGGGATCGCGCAAAAAGTGCTTTAAAAAATTTTTCTGTGACTCATCATGAAAAAGATATCCAGGAAGATAATTATACTGCCGTTGTGCATCCTATTACAGGATTATTGAGATTGCCTAATATTGAATATAAATTAGCACTAACATTAGTTGAACGTGGTATTTCTACATTAGAAGAGTTAGCTGAACAAGATATTTCGGATCTTTCCGATATTGAAGGATTAACTAAAGAAAAAATTGGAGAATTAATTATGGAAGCCCGCAACATTTGTTGGTTTAGTAATGATAACAAACATTAA
- the secG gene encoding preprotein translocase subunit SecG: MYQVCLVIFLIIAIALITLIMLQQNKSNDSGGMFSSRSLGDMLGSGGINDGITCLIVILAILFFLFSLLLGNMNSKQNQKYIHKNVQNSQLKDQ; encoded by the coding sequence ATGTATCAAGTTTGTTTAGTTATATTTTTAATTATAGCAATAGCTTTAATTACATTGATTATGTTACAGCAAAACAAAAGTAATGATTCAGGAGGGATGTTTAGTAGTCGTTCTTTAGGGGATATGTTGGGTTCGGGAGGTATCAATGATGGTATAACATGTTTAATAGTAATTTTAGCTATATTATTTTTTTTATTTAGTTTATTGCTGGGAAATATGAATAGTAAACAAAATCAAAAGTATATTCACAAGAATGTGCAAAATAGTCAATTGAAAGATCAATAA
- the glmM gene encoding phosphoglucosamine mutase, whose translation MKHRKYFGTDGIRGKVGRIPITPDFILKLGWAAGKVLSRFSGGRSNYIIIGKDTRISGYMLESALESGLAAAGLSAALTGPMPTPAIAYLTRAFRAEAGIVISASHNPFHDNGIKFFSIKGTKLDDEVEHSIEIELNKCLTCVDPKELGKASRIVDAAGRYIEFCKGTFPAHLSLRKLKIIVDCANGATYHIAPSVFRELGADVVTIACRPNGVNINKECGTTDIRQLRAHVLAKKADLGIAYDGDGDRVIMVDHFGNKVDGDQMLYIIAREKLHCKQLTGGIVGTLMSNMGLVLALKQLNIPFIRSNVGDRCVLAMLKKQGWNIGGENSGHIVLLDKTTTGDGIIVALQILSAMVNNCVSLYELCNDVSLLPQILVNVYCSSIKSPLESDLVRKETKAVEQELSEQGRVLLRQSGTEPYIRIMVEGKRYGKILYLANRIASVIRSEIKSIQQ comes from the coding sequence ATGAAGCATCGCAAATACTTTGGTACTGATGGAATTAGAGGTAAAGTTGGGAGAATTCCGATTACTCCAGATTTTATTTTAAAGCTTGGTTGGGCTGCAGGAAAAGTATTAAGTCGTTTTAGTGGTGGTAGGTCTAATTACATTATTATTGGAAAAGATACTCGCATTTCTGGGTATATGTTAGAATCGGCATTAGAATCAGGATTAGCCGCCGCTGGTTTGTCTGCTGCATTAACCGGTCCTATGCCTACTCCAGCTATTGCATATTTGACTCGTGCTTTCAGAGCTGAAGCTGGCATTGTAATTTCTGCTTCGCATAATCCTTTCCATGATAACGGAATTAAGTTTTTTTCTATTAAGGGCACTAAATTAGATGATGAAGTAGAGCATTCTATAGAAATAGAATTAAATAAATGTTTAACGTGCGTTGACCCAAAAGAATTAGGAAAAGCCAGTCGTATTGTTGATGCAGCAGGTCGTTATATAGAATTTTGCAAAGGAACTTTCCCTGCTCATCTCAGTTTAAGAAAATTAAAAATAATTGTAGATTGTGCTAATGGAGCTACTTATCATATCGCTCCAAGTGTATTTCGTGAGTTGGGCGCTGACGTAGTTACTATTGCGTGTCGTCCAAATGGAGTTAATATTAATAAAGAATGTGGTACTACAGATATTCGACAATTACGTGCCCATGTATTAGCAAAAAAAGCAGATTTAGGTATTGCTTATGATGGGGATGGAGACAGGGTCATTATGGTTGATCATTTTGGAAATAAAGTAGATGGCGATCAAATGCTGTACATTATTGCGCGAGAAAAATTACATTGTAAACAATTAACAGGTGGTATTGTAGGAACTCTTATGAGTAATATGGGGCTTGTATTGGCATTAAAACAGTTAAATATTCCTTTTATACGTTCTAACGTTGGCGATCGATGTGTACTTGCAATGTTAAAAAAACAGGGTTGGAATATTGGCGGTGAAAATTCCGGGCATATTGTACTTTTAGATAAAACTACCACGGGGGATGGTATTATTGTTGCTCTTCAAATATTATCCGCAATGGTAAATAATTGCGTAAGTTTGTACGAATTATGCAACGATGTGTCTTTATTGCCTCAAATTTTAGTTAATGTATATTGTTCTAGTATTAAAAGCCCTTTAGAATCTGATTTGGTTAGAAAAGAAACTAAAGCAGTGGAACAGGAGTTATCTGAACAAGGACGCGTATTATTGCGTCAGTCTGGTACTGAACCGTATATTCGTATTATGGTGGAGGGGAAACGTTATGGTAAAATATTATATTTAGCAAATAGGATTGCTTCTGTAATAAGATCAGAAATAAAGTCAATACAACAGTAA
- the folP gene encoding dihydropteroate synthase has product MTLITNKRILDFSEIQIMGILNITPDSFFDGGNYCTLPKAIDHVFNMITYGATCIDVGGESTRPGSDVVSDEEEADRVIPVVRAIAQRFDTYISINTSSALIIRESAAIGAHMINDIRSLTATGALQAALYCKLPVCLVHMQGEPNTMQNSPIYSNVIHVVNEYFTKQIARFESSGISRNKLLLDPGFGFGKSLSHNYQLLANLKYFHHFGLPLLVGISRKSMLSLSSNSYNPKQRLIGSIACAVIAATQGVQIIRVHDVKETAEALKVVRMMLKQQEK; this is encoded by the coding sequence ATGACATTGATTACAAATAAACGTATTTTAGATTTTTCTGAAATTCAAATTATGGGAATTTTAAATATTACTCCTGATTCCTTTTTTGATGGAGGCAATTATTGTACCCTTCCTAAAGCAATTGATCATGTATTTAATATGATTACTTATGGCGCTACTTGTATTGATGTTGGAGGAGAATCAACGCGGCCTGGATCCGATGTTGTCAGCGATGAAGAAGAAGCGGATCGTGTTATACCCGTAGTACGTGCTATAGCACAGCGTTTTGATACTTATATTTCAATAAATACATCATCAGCATTAATAATACGTGAGAGCGCAGCTATCGGTGCTCATATGATTAATGATATCCGCTCTCTTACTGCTACAGGAGCGCTGCAGGCTGCATTATATTGTAAACTGCCGGTATGTTTAGTCCATATGCAAGGAGAACCTAATACAATGCAAAATTCTCCCATATATTCTAATGTTATACATGTAGTAAACGAGTATTTTACTAAACAAATCGCTCGTTTTGAATCGTCGGGTATTAGCAGAAATAAATTATTACTTGATCCTGGTTTTGGGTTTGGGAAAAGTTTATCACATAATTATCAGCTATTAGCTAATTTGAAATATTTTCATCATTTTGGTTTACCTTTATTAGTAGGCATATCACGTAAGTCGATGCTTAGTCTTAGTTCTAATTCATATAATCCTAAACAAAGATTAATAGGTAGCATTGCTTGCGCAGTGATTGCAGCTACACAAGGCGTACAAATTATTCGAGTGCATGATGTTAAGGAAACGGCAGAAGCATTAAAAGTGGTGCGCATGATGTTGAAACAGCAAGAAAAGTAA
- the ftsH gene encoding ATP-dependent zinc metalloprotease FtsH, with the protein MAKNLGIWLVIAVVLMSLFQNFGPSDSSSRKLDYSTFMYDLNQDQVKEARINGREIVVIKKDNNRYTTYIPVNDPKLLDILLTKKVKVVGEPPEEPSLITSIFISWFPMLLLIGVWVFFMRQMQGGGKGAMSFGKSKARMLTEDQIKTTFADVAGCDEAKEEVKELVDYLREPSRFQKLGGKIPKGVLMVGPPGTGKTLLAKAIAGEAKVPFFTISGSDFVEMFVGVGASRVRDMFEQAKKAAPCIIFIDEIDAVGRQRGAGLGGGHDEREQTLNQMLVEMDGFEGKEGIIVIAATNRPDVLDPALLRPGRFDRQVVVGLPDIRGREQILKVHISHVPLSSDVDILVIARGTPGFSGADLANLVNEAALFAARDSKHMVSMVEFEKAKDKIVMGAERRSMVMTEAQKESTAYHEAGHAIIGRLVPEHDPVHKVTIIPRGRALGVTFFLPEGDAISTSRQKLESQISTLYGGRLAEEIIYGPNKVSTGASNDIKVATSIARNMVTQWGFSEKLGPLLYAEEEGEIFLGRSVAKAKHMSDETARIIDQEIKFLIERNYIRARNLLIENVDILHSMKDALIKYETINASQINDLMDRKSIKPPSGWENNASDTNDSSKDTCVSSVEGTKSVDSESYNDNPDAASQ; encoded by the coding sequence ATGGCGAAAAATCTGGGGATCTGGTTAGTCATTGCAGTAGTCTTGATGTCTTTATTCCAGAATTTTGGGCCTAGCGACTCAAGCAGTCGCAAATTGGATTATTCCACTTTTATGTATGATTTAAACCAAGATCAAGTTAAAGAAGCTCGCATTAACGGCCGTGAAATTGTGGTTATTAAAAAGGATAATAATCGTTATACTACTTATATTCCAGTAAATGACCCGAAATTACTCGACATTCTTTTAACTAAAAAAGTTAAAGTTGTTGGGGAGCCCCCAGAAGAACCTAGTTTAATTACATCTATTTTTATTTCTTGGTTCCCGATGTTATTATTGATTGGGGTGTGGGTTTTCTTTATGCGTCAAATGCAAGGAGGTGGCAAGGGAGCTATGTCTTTCGGTAAAAGTAAAGCACGTATGCTAACTGAAGATCAAATAAAAACTACTTTCGCAGATGTAGCAGGATGTGATGAGGCAAAAGAAGAAGTGAAGGAATTGGTAGATTATTTACGTGAACCTAGCAGATTTCAAAAACTAGGGGGAAAAATTCCAAAAGGAGTCTTAATGGTAGGACCTCCTGGAACCGGAAAAACACTTTTAGCCAAAGCTATTGCGGGAGAAGCAAAAGTTCCATTTTTTACTATTTCGGGTTCTGACTTTGTAGAGATGTTTGTTGGTGTCGGAGCGTCTCGTGTGCGGGATATGTTTGAGCAGGCTAAGAAAGCTGCCCCATGTATTATTTTCATTGATGAAATTGATGCGGTTGGTCGTCAGAGAGGTGCAGGTTTAGGAGGGGGACATGATGAACGTGAACAAACTCTAAATCAGATGTTAGTAGAAATGGATGGGTTCGAAGGAAAAGAAGGTATTATTGTCATAGCTGCTACTAATCGTCCAGATGTGTTAGATCCAGCTTTATTAAGACCAGGGCGATTTGACCGTCAAGTAGTTGTAGGATTACCGGATATTCGGGGGAGAGAGCAAATATTAAAAGTGCATATCAGCCATGTACCGTTGTCATCAGATGTAGATATATTAGTAATTGCTCGGGGTACACCAGGATTCTCAGGAGCGGATTTAGCTAATCTCGTGAATGAAGCGGCGTTATTTGCCGCTCGTGATAGCAAACATATGGTATCGATGGTAGAGTTTGAAAAAGCTAAAGATAAGATTGTAATGGGGGCAGAGCGTCGTTCCATGGTGATGACAGAAGCTCAAAAAGAATCTACAGCCTATCATGAAGCTGGTCATGCTATAATTGGTAGATTAGTTCCGGAGCATGATCCGGTTCACAAAGTGACTATAATCCCTAGGGGACGTGCTTTAGGTGTAACGTTTTTTTTACCAGAAGGCGATGCAATTAGCACCAGTCGACAGAAATTAGAGAGTCAAATTTCTACATTATATGGGGGTAGGCTTGCTGAAGAAATAATTTATGGTCCTAATAAAGTATCTACTGGCGCCTCTAATGATATTAAAGTAGCTACTTCTATCGCTCGAAATATGGTAACTCAATGGGGGTTTTCTGAAAAACTTGGTCCGTTATTGTATGCAGAAGAAGAAGGGGAAATATTTCTTGGGCGTTCAGTGGCTAAAGCAAAGCATATGTCTGATGAAACTGCTCGTATTATTGATCAGGAAATTAAATTTCTGATTGAAAGAAATTATATACGTGCTCGTAATCTTTTGATAGAAAATGTGGATATTCTTCATTCTATGAAAGATGCGTTAATAAAATACGAGACGATTAATGCATCTCAAATAAATGATTTGATGGATCGAAAATCAATTAAGCCTCCATCTGGATGGGAAAATAACGCGTCTGATACTAACGATAGCAGTAAGGATACTTGTGTTTCTTCTGTAGAAGGGACAAAATCAGTAGACAGCGAATCTTACAATGATAATCCTGATGCTGCATCACAATAA